One Halalkalicoccus subterraneus DNA segment encodes these proteins:
- a CDS encoding DUF7518 family protein: MSNRVEDLETRVEELEATVRGLTEELVEANERIRTLEAHHEAETDVETREVGVESDRSEEEEPEDDAATDIIVA, encoded by the coding sequence ATGTCGAACAGAGTCGAGGATCTCGAGACGCGGGTCGAGGAGCTCGAAGCCACGGTACGGGGACTCACCGAGGAGCTGGTCGAGGCCAACGAACGGATCCGCACCCTTGAAGCCCATCACGAGGCCGAAACGGACGTCGAGACCCGCGAGGTCGGAGTCGAAAGCGATAGGAGCGAGGAGGAAGAACCGGAAGACGACGCAGCAACCG